Within the Halalkalicoccus sp. NIPERK01 genome, the region CCGCGCCCGCTGAGGTTCAGCCGCCCGGCGTGTGTCGTCTCGATCTGGACGATGTTTCTGGTGCCCGAGACGGCGAGCGTGCCGTGTTCGGGGATCAGTCTCGGGCCGACGCGCACCCCCTCGCGTGTCGCCTCCCCGATCAGCCTGACGGTGCGGCCGTCCTCGGCCGCGAGTTCGAGCGCGCTGCCGGGGACACCCTCGATCCCCTCGACCTCGGCGTCGGCGAGCGTGAACTCGCCGTTGCCCGAGAGGACGTTCGCCATGATCACACATTTGAGGGCGGCGTCGGTCCCCTGCACGTCGAAGGAGGGGTCCGCCTCCGCGACCCCGAGGTCCTGGGCCTCCGCCAGCACGTGCTCGTAGTCGAGGCCCTCGGCGGCCATCCGCGTGAGGATGAAGTTCGCGGTGCCGTTCAACACCCCTCGGGCCGCGGTGATGTGGTCTGGACCGAAGTCCTCGATGGTCGAGATCGCGGGGATCGCTCCTCCTACTGTCGCCTCGAATCGCACCTCGCCCGCGCTCGCGCGCTCGGCCGCGCGGAGGTCGCTGTAACGCTCGGCGACGGGCCCCTTGTTCGCGAGCACGACGTGGCGGTCGCGTTCGAGCGCGGCGACGGCGTGCGAGAAGCCGGGTTCCGCGTCGCCCAGCGTCGTGGGCGTCGCCTCGACGAGCGCGTCGTACGCCGCGTCGAGCGCCTCGGCGGGATCGGCCGATCCGACCCGGCCCTCGTCGTCTTTCCGAGCGAGGACCGTCGCGGGGTCCAGCCCATCCGGGTCGACCGTGGCGCTTTCGGAATCCGCGATCGCCACCACCGAGTGGCCGTACTCGGCGGCGAGTTCGAGTACCGAGCGTCCGACCGCGCC harbors:
- a CDS encoding homoserine dehydrogenase, with the translated sequence MRLAVVGAGAVGRSVLELAAEYGHSVVAIADSESATVDPDGLDPATVLARKDDEGRVGSADPAEALDAAYDALVEATPTTLGDAEPGFSHAVAALERDRHVVLANKGPVAERYSDLRAAERASAGEVRFEATVGGAIPAISTIEDFGPDHITAARGVLNGTANFILTRMAAEGLDYEHVLAEAQDLGVAEADPSFDVQGTDAALKCVIMANVLSGNGEFTLADAEVEGIEGVPGSALELAAEDGRTVRLIGEATREGVRVGPRLIPEHGTLAVSGTRNIVQIETTHAGRLNLSGRGAGGPETATAVLSDVGRLG